One window of the Colletotrichum lupini chromosome 9, complete sequence genome contains the following:
- a CDS encoding VHS domain-containing protein: protein MFSQKPYSAVTVSVETLTAETYDEDDMSGIPDLVEVIKLQASGPVEAARAIRKKLKYGNVHRQLRALTILDGLIQNAGPRFQRAFADEPLLERLRVCGTSDLSDPDVRKKCTELFRSWAQYKSTPGLERIAKLHQELPKRKVAVTQERSKAVRETENPFGEEEEDKPPSPTTRAGESSRPQQTPYLPYGNTSNVTNSFSHSKSSSHSGGSFFGSSKDKKKKDKDKKSKRKPFNLELEKDAMKSAIAESSIATTNLTNHLQSINRERERISDNAQAVQQFESCKQLRRKILRYIHHIESEEWLGSLLRANDELVTALMTFEQLDRSIDADSDSDDELAEQAHMYRMVTEKAKQSMSPPPPDVSSLSIGNTPSSRPPAPPRPVPMARRSPPAPAPAKPPRPPVQKVVEPDSEEEEDDDDPFADKNALETPATERAEPRW from the exons ATGTTCTCTCAG AAACCATATTCCGCCGTTACGGTGAGCGTTGAGACGCTGACCGCCGAGACATACGATGAAGATGACATGAGTGGCATCCCGGACCTTGTGGAAGTCATCAAGCTGCAAGCTTCGGGCCCCGTAGAGGCTGCCCGCGCCATTCGCAAGAAGCTCAAGTACGGCAACGTCCATCGCCAGCTCAGAGCTTTGACCATCCTGGACGGCTTGATCCAAAACGCTGGCCCACGTTTCCAACGAGCTTTCGCCGACGAGCCCCTGTTGGAACGACTGAGGGTCTGCGGAACCTCTGATCTCTCTGATCCCGACGTCAGAAAGAAGTGTACCGAGTTGTTCCGCAGCTGGGCTCAGTACAAGAGCACGCCAGGCTTGGAGCGTATTGCGAAACTGCACCAG GAACTACCCAAGCGCAAGGTTGCTGTGACTCAGGAGCGATCCAAAGCTGTGCGGGAGACTGAGAATCCTTTcggggaagaggaagaggacaaGCCTCCTTCGCCCACCACCCGTGCGGGCGAGTCATCCAGACCTCAGCAAACGCCGTACCTGCCTTATGGCAACACATCCAATGTCACCAACTCCTTTAGCCACTCCAAATCCTCTTCCCATTCTGGTGGCTCCTTCTTCGGGTCGTCAAAggataagaagaagaaggacaaGGACAAGAAGAGCAAGCGCAAACCCTTCAACCTGGAACTGGAAAAGGACGCAATGAAGAGCGCGATTGCTGAAAGTTCCATCGCCACAACCAACCTGACCAACCACCTGCAGAGCATCAACCGTGAGAGGGAACGGATCTCTGATAACGCCCAAGCTGTCCAGCAATTCGAAAGCTGCAAACAGCTTAGACGAAAGATCCTTCGTTAT ATCCACCACATCGAATCCGAAGAGTGGCTCGGCAGTCTCCTTCGCGCCAACGACGAGCTTGTCACGGCGCTCATGACGTTTGAGCAGCTCGACCGCTCGATCGACGCCGACAGTGACTCCGACGATGAACTTGCCGAGCAAGCTCACATGTACCGAA TGGTGACAGAAAAGGCCAAGCAGTCCATGTCTCCGCCTCCCCCTGATGTTTCTAGTCTGAGCATCGGCAACACTCCGTCCTCCCGTCCGCCTGCTCCACCCCGACCGGTCCCGATGGCGAGGCGTTCCCCGCCCGCACCGGCTCCGGCGAAGCCCCCGAGACCTCCTGTCCAGAAGGTTGTTGAGCCTGActcggaggaggaggaagacgacGATGACCCTTTTGCCGACAAGAACGCCCTGGAGACGCCCGCGACCGAAAGAGCAGAGCCGAGATGGTGA